The Shewanella zhangzhouensis genome has a window encoding:
- a CDS encoding prepilin-type N-terminal cleavage/methylation domain-containing protein, with translation MPVSLSNVPVLSKRTAGFTLVELVVGMLVLAIALVLLSSMLFPQADRAAMTLQRVRSAELAQSVLNEIWGKRYDEHSNINGGVPACGSPSALACSTQMGPEGEGRNDFDDVDDYHGLNESQFMLNSSQRYIDRYPGFKLAVEVSSSAPEVNKLIAIHVTTPQGEVITYHAVRSNY, from the coding sequence ATGCCCGTTAGTCTCAGCAATGTGCCAGTGTTATCCAAACGCACAGCGGGATTTACCCTGGTAGAGCTGGTGGTTGGCATGTTGGTGCTGGCCATTGCACTGGTATTGCTGTCCAGCATGCTTTTTCCCCAGGCAGACCGGGCGGCAATGACGCTGCAGCGGGTAAGAAGTGCTGAGTTGGCACAGTCGGTGCTCAATGAGATCTGGGGCAAAAGGTACGATGAACACAGCAATATCAATGGCGGCGTGCCGGCCTGTGGCTCGCCCTCAGCCTTGGCCTGCAGCACTCAAATGGGGCCGGAGGGGGAAGGGCGTAATGATTTCGATGATGTGGATGACTACCATGGATTGAATGAATCCCAGTTTATGCTGAACTCCAGCCAGCGCTATATCGACCGTTACCCCGGCTTCAAACTGGCCGTGGAGGTCAGCAGTTCGGCCCCTGAAGTGAATAAACTTATCGCCATTCATGTCACTACACCTCAAGGCGAAGTGATCACTTACCATGCCGTGAGGAGCAACTACTGA
- a CDS encoding pilus assembly FimT family protein, giving the protein MQSRHSLSRGFTLIELVTTIILIGILAVVAIPRLLSASSYSAYSLRNEFMAELRKAQLFAMNNTDLCIRVSVSSSQGYRIERYQDRTANQCSGAQDTAHEQPWQGFQGGSELALLAGGTRSFNLDFDTLGRLPTTGCSGDCILAIADETLVLAIESEGYIHAR; this is encoded by the coding sequence ATGCAGTCACGTCATTCTCTATCGCGTGGTTTTACCCTGATTGAGCTTGTTACCACCATCATCCTGATAGGGATTCTGGCGGTGGTGGCCATTCCTCGCCTGTTATCTGCTTCTTCCTACAGTGCCTACTCCCTTCGCAATGAATTTATGGCTGAGCTGCGTAAGGCGCAGCTCTTCGCCATGAATAATACCGATCTCTGTATTCGCGTGTCCGTATCCAGCAGCCAGGGGTACCGCATCGAACGTTATCAAGATCGCACCGCCAATCAATGTTCCGGAGCTCAGGACACCGCCCATGAGCAGCCCTGGCAGGGATTTCAGGGCGGTAGTGAGCTGGCGCTGCTTGCCGGTGGAACCCGCAGTTTTAATCTGGATTTTGATACCCTCGGCCGACTCCCCACCACGGGCTGCAGCGGCGACTGTATCCTGGCTATCGCCGACGAAACCCTGGTGCTGGCGATAGAATCCGAGGGGTATATTCATGCCCGTTAG
- a CDS encoding PilW family protein has translation MRRAAIGPSARGFTLVELVTVILVLGVLAVGVSSFIIFGTRIFIESSAVEQVTGESRYAIERLTRDIRRALPGSLRLGAGSDGTDSWQCLEMVPIAASTSYLTLAISPDAAAQQAKVMRDGANTGITAGQMAHVYPLMATDVYPLATGDTGKRFAVKSVIDGVDSLELSFDKPVRFSQGSPSRRIYFSQDVVSYCFIEQLTSHNISLWRFSGYGLSAVQPDVPAMKLAGRSALMANAVTTPAPIALQASTLINNAMVQLDVGFAVNGEIFQYQHQVHTANVP, from the coding sequence ATGCGCCGCGCTGCGATTGGGCCAAGCGCCCGGGGGTTCACCCTGGTGGAACTGGTCACCGTGATCCTGGTGCTGGGGGTATTGGCCGTGGGGGTGAGCAGCTTCATCATCTTCGGCACCCGCATCTTTATCGAGTCATCGGCCGTTGAGCAGGTGACGGGTGAGAGCCGGTATGCCATCGAACGCCTCACCCGTGATATTCGCCGCGCGCTTCCCGGCAGCTTGAGGCTTGGTGCCGGCAGCGATGGCACCGATAGCTGGCAATGTCTCGAAATGGTGCCTATTGCAGCGAGCACCAGCTATTTGACATTGGCCATATCACCAGATGCTGCGGCGCAGCAGGCCAAGGTGATGCGCGATGGTGCCAATACCGGCATTACCGCCGGGCAAATGGCCCACGTTTACCCCCTGATGGCGACAGATGTTTACCCACTGGCGACGGGTGATACCGGCAAGCGTTTTGCCGTGAAGTCGGTGATAGACGGCGTCGATTCGCTGGAGCTGAGTTTTGATAAGCCGGTACGCTTCAGCCAGGGGTCGCCGAGCCGCCGTATATACTTCAGTCAGGATGTGGTGAGTTATTGTTTTATCGAGCAGCTGACCAGTCACAATATCAGCCTGTGGCGCTTCAGTGGCTATGGTCTCAGTGCGGTGCAACCCGATGTGCCTGCCATGAAGCTTGCGGGACGTTCGGCACTGATGGCAAACGCGGTGACTACGCCTGCGCCCATCGCACTGCAGGCTTCCACCCTGATAAACAATGCCATGGTACAGCTGGACGTGGGCTTTGCTGTAAACGGCGAAATCTTCCAATATCAACATCAGGTACATACAGCCAATGTCCCCTAA
- a CDS encoding MSHA biogenesis protein MshP yields the protein MSPNFPMRSRQRGSVLIVGIFVITVMFLLAAALIRMVSDADEALTLEVWGARALASANSGADAAMAKLFPISGGAPVCNSSDSWTPPAVVGFHGCVVNLSCNSFSAEGVTQYLVVSRAFCESGDLRVSRSVEVSARAIP from the coding sequence ATGTCCCCTAATTTCCCTATGCGTTCCAGGCAGCGAGGCAGTGTGCTCATCGTAGGGATCTTTGTGATCACTGTGATGTTTTTGCTCGCGGCGGCGCTTATCCGCATGGTCAGCGATGCCGATGAAGCCTTGACACTGGAAGTGTGGGGTGCTCGGGCACTGGCTTCAGCCAACAGCGGCGCCGATGCGGCCATGGCGAAGCTGTTCCCCATCAGTGGCGGCGCACCTGTGTGCAACAGCAGCGACAGTTGGACGCCGCCTGCGGTGGTGGGGTTTCATGGTTGTGTGGTGAATCTGTCCTGCAATAGTTTCAGTGCCGAAGGGGTGACTCAGTATCTCGTTGTCAGCCGTGCATTCTGCGAAAGTGGTGACCTGAGAGTAAGCCGTAGCGTGGAGGTCAGTGCCCGTGCCATACCTTAG